The following are encoded together in the Scytonema millei VB511283 genome:
- a CDS encoding acetate kinase, producing the protein MKILVLNAGSSSQKSCLYEIGGDGILEQPVEPLWEATIDWTGKSEVGLLKVKTARGASIKTEIPIKERQHAIAQMLDTLMQGKTQIVSDLAEIQLVGHRVVHGGQHYSQPTRITPEVKAAIKELANLAPAHNPVNLEGIEAIEQTLPQVSQVAVFDTAFHSSIPPGAAVYPIPYELCEQGIRRYGFHGISHEYVSRRAAYLLSKDLSSLKLITCHLGNGCSLAAIRDGICINTTMGFTPLEGLMMGTRSGSIDPSILLYLLRQGYDTEKLDEMLNKRSGLKGVSGISGDMRQISQAIAEGNDRAKLAFDIYIHRLRSHIGSMLASLSGLNALVFTAGVGENHAQTRQATCEAFEFLGLKLDPSKNQASPKDADIATSDSQIRVLVVQTQEDWAIAQSCWRLNSDQFNSDQ; encoded by the coding sequence ATGAAAATCCTCGTACTCAACGCTGGATCGAGCAGCCAAAAAAGTTGTCTCTACGAAATTGGGGGAGATGGGATTCTAGAGCAGCCAGTTGAGCCACTGTGGGAAGCAACCATAGACTGGACGGGAAAATCGGAAGTCGGCTTACTAAAAGTCAAAACCGCTCGTGGAGCATCGATAAAAACAGAAATTCCTATCAAAGAACGGCAGCACGCGATCGCCCAAATGCTCGATACTTTAATGCAAGGCAAGACACAGATCGTTTCCGATTTAGCTGAAATTCAACTTGTCGGACACCGTGTCGTTCACGGCGGACAGCATTACTCTCAGCCGACTCGCATCACTCCCGAAGTGAAAGCAGCGATAAAAGAACTAGCAAACCTTGCACCCGCACACAATCCCGTCAATTTAGAGGGAATTGAGGCGATCGAGCAGACTTTACCACAAGTATCGCAAGTCGCAGTATTCGACACTGCTTTTCACAGTTCCATTCCCCCAGGTGCAGCCGTTTACCCCATCCCTTACGAGTTGTGCGAACAAGGAATTCGTCGTTACGGTTTTCACGGAATCAGTCATGAATACGTGTCCCGTCGCGCTGCTTATTTGTTAAGCAAAGATCTCAGTTCCCTCAAACTGATTACCTGTCACTTAGGGAATGGTTGCTCTTTAGCCGCAATCCGCGATGGGATCTGCATCAACACGACGATGGGATTTACACCTCTAGAAGGATTGATGATGGGGACGCGATCGGGTTCTATCGATCCCAGCATTCTCCTTTATCTATTGCGACAGGGGTACGATACCGAGAAGTTAGACGAGATGCTCAATAAACGATCGGGACTGAAAGGCGTTTCTGGTATTAGTGGGGATATGCGCCAAATCAGCCAAGCGATCGCCGAGGGAAACGATCGCGCTAAATTAGCATTTGACATTTACATTCATCGCTTGCGATCGCACATTGGTTCGATGCTAGCTTCCTTATCAGGATTAAATGCGCTTGTCTTCACTGCTGGCGTAGGAGAAAATCACGCTCAAACCAGACAAGCTACCTGTGAAGCGTTTGAATTTCTGGGATTGAAACTCGATCCCAGCAAAAATCAAGCCTCTCCCAAAGATGCAGACATCGCCACCTCTGATTCACAGATCCGCGTTTTAGTCGTTCAAACCCAAGAAGATTGGGCGATCGCTCAATCTTGCTGGCGCTTAAACAGTGACCAGTTTAACAGTGACCAGTGA
- a CDS encoding DUF2808 domain-containing protein, with protein MVRQTIGWLGTAIAVGLGLGGIVPSTVQAVKLGDGSVAFVQPPDLLEATTTFDSVSVWGATYYFTIAIPKAASEPLQRVTIHQKEGADNIRYRLDDTRAFEGTRRDRGDKIQLGEVTHDRETRTVTVNFDPPIPPGRAITIGLRPRANPTTSGVYLFGVTAFPPGEKVRSQFMGFGRLHFYNNGGSRDIF; from the coding sequence ATGGTAAGACAAACGATCGGATGGTTGGGAACCGCGATCGCGGTAGGCTTGGGTTTAGGTGGAATAGTTCCCTCAACCGTACAAGCCGTGAAACTGGGAGACGGTTCAGTTGCTTTCGTACAACCGCCAGATCTACTGGAAGCAACAACCACTTTTGATAGCGTCAGCGTGTGGGGCGCAACTTACTACTTCACGATCGCCATTCCCAAAGCAGCCAGCGAACCCTTACAACGGGTGACGATTCATCAAAAGGAAGGCGCAGACAATATTCGCTATAGGCTCGATGATACCCGCGCTTTTGAAGGAACCCGCCGCGATCGCGGTGACAAAATTCAATTAGGCGAAGTCACCCACGATCGAGAAACGCGAACGGTAACAGTCAATTTCGATCCCCCAATTCCCCCTGGTAGAGCAATTACTATTGGTCTCAGACCGAGAGCGAATCCCACAACTTCAGGAGTTTACCTATTTGGTGTCACAGCTTTTCCACCAGGGGAAAAAGTCCGCAGTCAATTCATGGGCTTCGGTCGGTTACATTTTTACAACAACGGTGGTAGTAGAGACATTTTTTGA
- a CDS encoding metal ABC transporter ATP-binding protein gives MNHSAVTSNKYPILKVEDLAVYQGNYLAIRDVSFELIAGTDTAIVGPNGAGKSTLVQALLGIIPRAAGTIEMFGRPLERLGRLCHQIGYMPQNFVFDRSFPISVSELVGLGYVEGQQVRGAQLCAPTVNSMHSRPEGKKAAIDRALKRVDGYHLRRQPIGSLSGGELKRVLLAYCLVMPRQLLILDEAFAGVDAQGAADFYNLLNELKQQENWTVLQISHDLDMVNRHCDRVLCLNQSLICTGTPEIALSPQNLLATYGPNFSRYHHRH, from the coding sequence GTGAATCATTCAGCAGTAACTAGTAACAAATACCCGATTCTGAAAGTAGAAGACTTAGCCGTTTACCAAGGTAACTATCTCGCCATCCGAGACGTTTCCTTTGAGCTAATTGCAGGGACGGATACGGCAATTGTCGGTCCCAACGGCGCGGGGAAAAGTACCCTCGTACAAGCATTATTGGGGATAATTCCCCGTGCGGCGGGGACAATAGAAATGTTCGGTCGCCCCTTAGAACGCTTAGGGAGATTGTGCCATCAGATCGGCTACATGCCGCAAAATTTTGTCTTCGATCGCAGTTTTCCGATCTCTGTCAGCGAATTAGTTGGGTTGGGATACGTAGAGGGGCAACAGGTTAGGGGCGCACAACTGTGCGCCCCTACAGTAAACTCAATGCATTCTCGACCGGAGGGCAAAAAGGCAGCGATCGATCGAGCATTAAAACGAGTTGATGGGTATCATCTGCGCCGACAGCCAATTGGTAGCCTCAGTGGAGGTGAATTGAAACGGGTGCTGCTAGCGTATTGTTTGGTCATGCCACGGCAGCTATTAATCTTGGATGAAGCTTTTGCTGGTGTAGACGCGCAAGGTGCAGCCGACTTTTACAACTTATTAAACGAACTCAAACAACAGGAGAATTGGACGGTATTGCAGATCTCTCACGATTTAGATATGGTCAACCGTCACTGCGATCGCGTTCTCTGTCTCAACCAAAGCCTAATTTGCACGGGTACGCCCGAAATTGCCCTATCTCCACAAAACTTACTAGCAACCTACGGTCCCAACTTCAGCCGCTACCATCATCGGCATTAG
- a CDS encoding metal ABC transporter solute-binding protein, Zn/Mn family, with translation MSLLLSSIVTGCNNQASSPPPAPQVETVASPSDRSKVVTTFLPMYWFTKAVAGEEAQVEILVPPGTEVHEYQATPANVQAIATADVLVKNGLGLEEFLEDTIKNAGNSKLKQVEASQGIKPVTEISPVEETTSEAEHGHEHEHAEGNPHVWLDPVLAQQQVNNIRDGLIAADPQSKATYTANAANYIQQLQALDREFRQRLQKYPNCTFVTFHDAYPYLAQRYKLKQVAVVEIPEDQLSPQDIQRAIAAVKKYNVKAVFGEPGTDNRLLKNLSQDLNLTFRPLDPLETGQTNPQYYFTAMKANLKSLEAGCQ, from the coding sequence ATGTCACTCCTACTGTCATCAATTGTTACAGGCTGCAATAACCAAGCGAGTTCGCCGCCACCTGCACCTCAAGTGGAGACAGTGGCTTCGCCGTCGGATCGGTCAAAGGTAGTGACGACATTTTTACCGATGTACTGGTTTACCAAAGCAGTAGCGGGAGAGGAGGCGCAAGTAGAAATTTTAGTTCCGCCTGGTACGGAAGTACACGAATACCAAGCAACACCAGCTAACGTACAGGCGATCGCCACGGCTGATGTTTTAGTCAAAAACGGTTTGGGCTTGGAAGAATTTCTGGAAGATACGATAAAAAATGCTGGTAACTCCAAGTTGAAACAAGTCGAGGCAAGTCAGGGAATAAAACCTGTAACAGAAATTTCCCCAGTGGAAGAAACGACTTCAGAAGCAGAACACGGACACGAACACGAACACGCTGAGGGTAATCCTCACGTCTGGCTCGATCCTGTCTTGGCGCAACAACAAGTCAATAACATTCGGGATGGCTTAATTGCTGCCGATCCGCAAAGTAAAGCGACTTACACTGCTAATGCTGCCAACTACATCCAACAGTTGCAGGCACTCGATCGCGAGTTTAGGCAAAGGTTACAAAAATATCCTAACTGTACGTTTGTTACCTTCCACGATGCCTATCCTTATTTGGCACAACGCTACAAACTCAAACAAGTAGCAGTAGTAGAGATTCCCGAAGACCAATTGTCGCCCCAGGATATTCAAAGGGCGATCGCAGCAGTGAAAAAATACAATGTCAAAGCGGTGTTTGGCGAACCAGGCACAGATAATAGGTTGCTAAAAAATCTTTCTCAAGATTTAAACCTGACTTTCAGACCTCTAGATCCTTTAGAGACAGGACAGACGAATCCCCAATATTATTTCACGGCAATGAAAGCCAATCTTAAATCGTTGGAAGCGGGTTGTCAGTAA
- a CDS encoding iron uptake porin gives MNKSLWRSLLASPVVFATILACSPLFPAAANPKTSNTMAQVTSVSQLSDVQPTDWAFQALQSLVERYGCIAGYPDGTYRGNRALTRYEFAAGLNACLDRVNELIATATTDLVTKEDLATLQKLQEEFGTELATLRGRVDSLEAATAELEANQFSTTTKLSGAVIAAVSDVFSGDTADGGEVEDNTIFTNRARIEFNTSFTGQDSLYTLMSAGNLRGYAGITGTNEGELSFVRAQGDDQPDNDFALETLEYTFPLGDRTEVLLGIYGAAFYDFADTVTVFDGDGDSGSLSAYGTRNPLYNQVFGSGLGIKHEFGDSFEVSLGYLAEDGSANNPSDGSGLFNGPYGAFGQLLFKGGDRFKLGLTYVHAYNASDTFTGSAGANPRSFIADELGIDAPTSTDTYGVQLSWQVTDGIVIGGWAGYNNTRLLSSVGGQLDRGTLDIWNYAVTLGFPDLGKEGSLLGFMFGMEPKVTESTIDQIAEDDDNSFHIEGFYQYQLTDNIAVTPGVIWITSPGFNNDNDDAIIGALRTTFSF, from the coding sequence ATGAATAAAAGCTTGTGGCGATCGCTTTTGGCTAGTCCGGTAGTTTTTGCAACAATATTAGCTTGTAGCCCGTTGTTCCCTGCCGCAGCGAATCCAAAGACTAGCAATACTATGGCGCAGGTGACTTCAGTTTCCCAACTATCAGACGTGCAGCCGACTGACTGGGCTTTTCAGGCACTGCAATCTTTGGTCGAGCGTTACGGTTGTATCGCAGGTTATCCTGATGGCACGTATCGCGGCAACCGAGCCTTAACGAGATACGAGTTCGCGGCGGGATTAAATGCTTGTTTGGATCGGGTGAATGAGTTGATTGCTACGGCAACAACAGACTTAGTGACCAAAGAAGACTTAGCTACCCTACAAAAGTTGCAAGAAGAGTTTGGCACAGAACTTGCTACCTTACGCGGTCGAGTCGATAGCTTGGAAGCAGCGACAGCCGAATTAGAAGCAAATCAGTTCTCTACCACCACAAAATTGAGTGGAGCCGTAATTGCCGCTGTGTCGGATGTTTTTAGCGGCGATACTGCTGATGGTGGCGAGGTTGAAGACAATACTATCTTTACAAACAGAGCCAGAATAGAATTCAACACTAGCTTTACCGGACAAGACTCGCTGTATACTCTGATGTCTGCTGGGAACTTGCGGGGATATGCGGGGATTACAGGTACGAATGAGGGCGAACTTTCTTTCGTCCGCGCCCAAGGTGACGACCAACCCGACAATGACTTCGCCCTAGAAACTCTAGAATATACTTTTCCTCTAGGCGATCGCACGGAAGTTTTACTAGGTATATATGGCGCTGCATTTTACGACTTTGCTGACACTGTGACCGTGTTTGATGGTGATGGCGATTCAGGATCGCTCTCAGCATATGGTACGCGCAACCCTCTCTACAACCAAGTTTTCGGTTCTGGTTTAGGTATTAAGCACGAATTTGGCGACAGTTTTGAAGTCAGCTTAGGCTACTTAGCAGAAGATGGTAGTGCGAACAATCCTAGTGATGGCAGTGGATTATTTAACGGTCCTTACGGTGCGTTCGGTCAACTCTTATTCAAAGGAGGCGATCGCTTCAAACTCGGTTTAACCTACGTCCATGCCTACAATGCTTCTGATACCTTTACAGGTAGCGCTGGCGCTAACCCCAGAAGCTTCATCGCCGACGAACTGGGTATCGACGCACCAACTTCTACCGATACCTATGGCGTACAGCTTTCTTGGCAAGTCACCGATGGGATTGTCATTGGTGGTTGGGCTGGTTACAATAACACTCGCCTGCTTTCCTCGGTAGGCGGACAATTAGACCGAGGCACTTTAGATATTTGGAACTATGCCGTTACCCTTGGTTTCCCAGATTTAGGGAAAGAAGGCAGTTTACTAGGTTTTATGTTTGGCATGGAACCAAAAGTCACCGAGTCTACTATCGACCAAATCGCTGAAGATGACGATAATTCCTTCCATATTGAAGGATTCTATCAATATCAACTTACTGATAATATTGCTGTCACTCCGGGCGTAATTTGGATCACCTCACCTGGGTTTAACAACGATAACGACGATGCTATCATCGGCGCACTTCGGACGACGTTTAGTTTCTAA
- the hemB gene encoding porphobilinogen synthase: MFPIHRPRRLRTHPQLRRMVRETVLSKNDLIYPLFAVPGEAFAKEVKSMPGVYQLSVDKIVEEAKEVYDLGIPSIILFGIPEDKDTDATGAWHDCGIVQKAATAVKEAVPDLIVIADTCLCEYTSHGHCGYLETGDLTGRVLNDPTLELLQKTAVSQAKAGADIIAPSGMMDGFVQAIREALDAAGFQDTPILSYAAKYASAYYGPFRDAADSTPQFGDRRTYQMDPGNAREAIKEVELDIAEGADMLMVKPALAYMDIIWRVKEATNLPVAAYNVSGEYSMVKAAALNGWIDEQRVVMETLTSFKRAGSDLILTYHAKDAARWIDS, translated from the coding sequence ATGTTTCCAATTCATCGCCCTCGCCGCTTAAGAACTCATCCCCAACTGCGCCGGATGGTGCGGGAAACGGTTTTATCTAAAAACGATTTAATTTATCCTCTTTTTGCCGTCCCTGGTGAAGCATTTGCCAAAGAAGTCAAGTCGATGCCTGGAGTCTATCAGTTATCGGTAGACAAAATTGTGGAAGAAGCCAAAGAAGTTTACGATCTAGGTATCCCGTCGATTATTTTATTTGGCATTCCTGAAGATAAAGATACCGATGCCACTGGAGCTTGGCACGATTGCGGGATCGTCCAGAAAGCTGCAACTGCTGTCAAAGAAGCAGTACCAGATTTAATTGTGATTGCCGACACCTGCTTGTGCGAGTATACCAGTCACGGTCACTGCGGCTATTTAGAAACAGGCGATCTGACAGGACGGGTTTTGAACGATCCGACCTTAGAATTACTCCAGAAAACAGCAGTGTCTCAAGCGAAAGCTGGGGCTGATATCATTGCACCTTCAGGAATGATGGACGGATTCGTGCAAGCGATCCGCGAAGCCTTGGATGCAGCCGGATTCCAAGACACGCCAATTTTATCCTATGCGGCAAAATATGCCTCAGCTTATTACGGTCCCTTCCGCGATGCTGCCGATTCTACACCTCAATTTGGCGATCGCCGCACGTATCAAATGGACCCGGGGAACGCCCGCGAAGCGATTAAAGAAGTCGAACTCGATATTGCTGAAGGCGCAGATATGCTAATGGTGAAGCCTGCTTTGGCATATATGGACATTATCTGGCGAGTGAAGGAAGCTACCAATTTACCTGTAGCCGCCTACAACGTCTCCGGCGAGTATTCGATGGTGAAAGCCGCCGCCCTCAATGGCTGGATTGACGAACAGCGAGTCGTGATGGAAACTCTAACGAGTTTTAAACGGGCTGGGTCAGACTTAATCTTGACATATCACGCGAAAGATGCTGCACGTTGGATAGATAGTTGA
- a CDS encoding DUF4870 domain-containing protein: protein MYDPDKRKLLSAISHGAIFFSTTLVSVGIPIAVLFVSDDPIVKENAKEAINFHFNVWFWGIIILVLMTISFGLLFPLAGLGYLIHWGLTILAIVQVFNDPDKPFRYPFIARLL from the coding sequence ATGTACGACCCTGACAAGCGGAAACTGCTATCGGCAATTAGCCACGGAGCGATCTTTTTCAGTACCACTCTGGTATCTGTTGGTATCCCCATCGCTGTCTTGTTTGTCTCCGACGATCCAATCGTCAAGGAAAACGCCAAAGAAGCAATTAACTTCCACTTCAATGTTTGGTTTTGGGGAATCATCATCTTAGTATTGATGACAATCAGCTTTGGTTTACTATTTCCTCTTGCAGGACTGGGATATTTGATCCATTGGGGGTTGACAATCTTGGCTATTGTTCAAGTCTTCAACGATCCTGACAAGCCTTTTCGTTACCCTTTCATTGCGCGGTTGTTATAA
- the prfC gene encoding peptide chain release factor 3, with amino-acid sequence MISNDLQADLQTEVERRRNFAIISHPDAGKTTLTEKLLLYGGAIHEAGAVKARRAQRKATSDWMAMEQQRGISITSTVLQFEYHNAQINLLDTPGHQDFSEDTYRTLAAADNAVMLIDAAKGLEPQTRKLFEVCKLRLLPIFTFVNKLDRPGREPLSLLDEIEKELGLQTYAVNWPIGMGDRFKGVFDRRTQEIHLFERTAHGSKAAADTIVNLGDPRIEQLLEQDLYYQLKEDIELLEEVGSELDLDLVHQGKMTPVFFGSAMTNFGVELFLNAFLDYALKPYARVSSMGEVAPSYPEFSGFVFKLQANMDPKHRDRVAFIRVCTGKFEKDMTVNHARTGKTIRLSRPQKLFAQDRESIDVAYPGDVIGLNNPGMFAIGDTIYTGQKLEYEGIPSFSPELYAVMRNPNPSKFKQFQKGVSELREEGAVQIMYSVDESKRDPILAAVGQLQFEVVQFRLQNEYGVETLLDLLPYTVTRWVVDGWEALEKVGRIFNTMTVKDSLNRPVLLFRNEWNCQQLEADHPDLKLSKIAPLTSVTTDN; translated from the coding sequence ATGATCTCCAACGACCTACAAGCAGATTTACAAACAGAAGTGGAGCGGCGACGTAATTTCGCCATCATTTCCCACCCAGACGCAGGTAAAACTACACTAACAGAAAAGTTATTGCTGTACGGGGGAGCGATTCACGAAGCGGGAGCTGTTAAAGCGCGACGAGCGCAACGTAAAGCAACGTCTGACTGGATGGCAATGGAGCAGCAGCGGGGAATTTCCATCACCTCAACAGTCTTGCAGTTTGAATATCACAACGCTCAGATCAACTTGCTAGATACGCCAGGACACCAAGACTTTAGCGAAGACACCTATCGTACCCTGGCAGCGGCAGATAATGCGGTGATGTTGATTGACGCTGCGAAAGGCTTGGAACCGCAGACGCGCAAATTATTTGAAGTCTGTAAACTGCGATTGCTGCCCATTTTTACCTTTGTGAATAAACTCGACCGTCCTGGGAGAGAACCACTATCGCTGTTGGATGAAATTGAGAAAGAATTAGGGTTGCAGACTTACGCAGTTAATTGGCCTATTGGTATGGGCGATCGCTTTAAGGGAGTTTTCGACCGTCGCACGCAGGAGATCCACTTATTTGAACGGACGGCTCACGGTAGCAAAGCGGCGGCGGATACGATAGTTAATTTGGGCGATCCGCGCATCGAGCAATTGTTGGAACAAGACCTCTACTACCAACTGAAAGAGGATATAGAACTTTTAGAAGAAGTGGGATCGGAACTAGATTTAGATCTCGTCCACCAAGGCAAAATGACTCCGGTATTCTTTGGTAGCGCCATGACAAATTTTGGCGTGGAGTTGTTTTTAAATGCCTTTTTGGATTACGCCCTCAAACCCTATGCCCGTGTTAGCAGTATGGGCGAAGTCGCTCCTTCCTATCCAGAGTTTTCGGGTTTCGTGTTCAAGCTTCAGGCAAATATGGATCCGAAACACCGCGATCGCGTGGCGTTTATTCGCGTCTGTACGGGAAAATTTGAAAAAGACATGACGGTGAACCATGCCCGGACTGGTAAAACGATCCGTTTGTCAAGACCCCAAAAACTATTTGCTCAAGACCGTGAATCGATTGACGTAGCCTATCCCGGCGATGTAATTGGTTTGAACAATCCAGGCATGTTTGCGATCGGCGACACGATCTATACGGGACAAAAGCTAGAGTACGAAGGTATTCCTTCTTTCTCTCCCGAGCTGTATGCCGTGATGAGAAACCCCAACCCTTCTAAATTTAAGCAATTTCAAAAAGGCGTTTCCGAGTTGCGGGAAGAAGGCGCAGTCCAGATCATGTATTCAGTGGACGAGTCTAAGCGCGATCCAATTTTAGCAGCAGTCGGACAATTGCAATTTGAAGTAGTACAGTTCCGGTTGCAAAACGAATACGGCGTAGAGACGCTACTAGACTTATTGCCTTATACCGTTACTCGTTGGGTAGTAGATGGTTGGGAAGCTTTGGAAAAAGTAGGGCGAATTTTTAACACCATGACAGTGAAAGATTCCCTCAATCGTCCCGTTTTGCTATTTCGTAACGAATGGAATTGCCAGCAACTTGAAGCAGACCATCCAGATTTGAAGTTGAGTAAAATTGCTCCTTTAACTTCTGTAACAACAGATAATTGA
- a CDS encoding aldo/keto reductase, with protein sequence MTDKTTRRNFLLTGAAVAGGIIGSTALQQNQTDSAQSTAQNTAAKSTGKMPERVLGRTEVKVPIFGLGGAGQTPLSWQGKEKDAVAMIEKAIALGIRYFDTAANYGPSEDYFGKVLPSYRKNIFLASKTDARDRDGAWRELERSLKRLNTDRLDLWQMHHVSFTEDLETIFGKNGAIQAVEEAKAQKLIRFTGITGHHDPNIIAEGLRRYSFDTTLIPVNAADKHHPRPFLPVVLPVAREKNVGVIAMKVPAYGRLFKPGGLDGMNQALGYAMSQPGVHCCVVAAETIAQLEDNVKVAQAFQPLSQQELAAIEQRTAAIWEDNTFFRAWT encoded by the coding sequence ATGACAGATAAGACCACTCGGCGCAATTTTCTGCTTACTGGTGCGGCTGTAGCAGGTGGAATTATTGGTAGCACGGCGTTACAACAAAATCAAACTGATAGCGCTCAGTCTACGGCACAAAATACAGCGGCTAAATCGACAGGCAAGATGCCAGAAAGGGTTCTGGGACGCACAGAGGTTAAAGTTCCAATTTTCGGCTTGGGGGGAGCAGGACAAACGCCTCTATCTTGGCAGGGAAAAGAAAAAGATGCAGTCGCAATGATTGAAAAAGCGATCGCATTAGGTATTCGTTATTTTGATACTGCTGCTAATTACGGTCCGAGTGAAGATTATTTTGGCAAAGTCTTGCCTTCTTACCGGAAAAATATATTTCTTGCTAGTAAAACTGATGCTAGAGATCGAGATGGTGCATGGCGTGAATTAGAGCGATCGCTCAAACGCTTAAATACAGATCGGTTAGATTTATGGCAAATGCATCATGTCTCTTTTACTGAAGATTTAGAGACTATTTTCGGTAAAAATGGCGCAATTCAAGCTGTCGAAGAAGCAAAAGCCCAAAAACTTATTCGCTTTACAGGCATTACCGGACACCACGATCCTAATATTATTGCTGAAGGTTTGCGCCGCTACTCATTTGACACGACTTTAATTCCCGTCAATGCAGCAGATAAACACCATCCGCGTCCCTTTCTTCCTGTGGTTTTACCCGTGGCAAGGGAGAAAAATGTTGGTGTCATAGCAATGAAAGTTCCAGCTTACGGTCGCTTATTTAAACCTGGTGGATTAGATGGAATGAATCAAGCATTAGGATACGCTATGTCTCAACCAGGAGTGCATTGTTGTGTTGTCGCAGCAGAAACGATCGCTCAATTAGAAGATAATGTTAAAGTGGCTCAAGCTTTTCAACCTTTATCTCAACAGGAATTAGCGGCGATCGAACAACGCACAGCTGCTATTTGGGAAGATAATACCTTCTTTCGGGCATGGACGTAA